A genomic stretch from Rhodanobacter soli includes:
- a CDS encoding TonB-dependent receptor, which translates to MVLKHNVLAMAIASVCLGVCATAYAGTAPSAGQQQDTQDQAQPASTDKDTDGKHKTKKLQAVEVNGFVSSIENSTALKRNASSIVEAVSAEQVGKLPGVSIADTLGRLPGLAVQTVSGRPQVLTIHGLGPDFSTALVNGGQQVSTSNNRDVQFDQYPSSWFDNVVVHLTPQADLIGQGLTGTVDMHTIRPLEKSGPEAALNAHYIWNDMSQLASGPGVSDKGYNVNGVWVHQFADHTLGVTLGVDMESNPAQIQHQAPWGYPGDANGDAVIGGAKNYGISDTMKRRGVLATVQWQPNDWYNGVVDLTYDNFKEVQQAKGMEFPLFWGNATLQPGGNVQNGFVQSGTYDGVKAVIRNDYNSTSARVYNFNWDNKFTINEDWTADLDANYSRATRRDVNLESYSGTAFGANNGARDTLGFVERNDGLFYVNPSLDYGNGMVLTDPQGWGGGNDVVQAGFINAPHTVDYLANLRLSAERSFSSGPFSSLEFGVAHSTRDKTYHIDQSFLTLGGGTISGGSAVETAPFSGTSCSPLAWMGVGAQTCYNPFDLISDGTLVSVPTFGSSLAMPPNWNVREKTLTPFVQFNLDTYLGGVSLRGNFGVQAQHTSQRSTGERVAPGSAITGNAITLIPVVGSTSYTKVLPSANLIFGFGDNDDLRVSAARTLARPRMDQMNASLGVSGNFTRLQNTDPNQAYFSASGGNAKLKPTMADNYNVSYEHYFSGGNGYECNAAEAKNSDICRSGGGGYVALSGYFLKLKDYINPNAAFLYDFSAFLPFGLTPDQLAQLGTTQGIVSGPTNDGHGYVKGAQVTLNLPFNLVTPALDGFGAILTGNRTKSSLVFAGNSTPITVPGLSKWVANATLYYQHSGFEARISDSYRSSFLGEVSGISASRIEQTIQGGSTYDAQVSYSIDSGSLKGLTFIVQGSNLSNKTFITYQNDDPRQVLTWERYGRRYDIGVSYKFQ; encoded by the coding sequence ATGGTTCTGAAACATAACGTGCTGGCGATGGCGATTGCATCGGTGTGCCTTGGCGTCTGCGCCACGGCGTACGCCGGGACCGCACCCTCGGCCGGCCAGCAGCAGGACACGCAAGATCAGGCCCAGCCGGCGTCGACCGACAAGGACACCGACGGCAAGCACAAGACGAAGAAGCTGCAGGCCGTCGAGGTCAACGGCTTCGTCAGCAGCATCGAGAACTCCACCGCGCTCAAGCGCAATGCCAGCAGCATCGTCGAGGCCGTGTCGGCCGAACAGGTCGGCAAGCTGCCCGGCGTGAGCATCGCCGATACCCTCGGTCGCCTACCCGGCCTCGCCGTGCAGACCGTCAGCGGTCGCCCGCAGGTGCTGACCATCCACGGCCTGGGCCCGGATTTCTCCACCGCGCTGGTCAACGGCGGCCAGCAGGTTTCCACGTCCAACAACCGCGACGTGCAGTTCGACCAGTACCCGTCGAGCTGGTTTGACAACGTGGTGGTGCACCTGACCCCGCAGGCCGACCTGATCGGCCAGGGCCTCACCGGCACCGTCGACATGCACACCATCCGCCCGCTGGAAAAGAGCGGTCCCGAGGCGGCGCTGAATGCCCACTACATCTGGAACGACATGTCCCAGCTGGCGAGTGGCCCCGGCGTCAGCGACAAGGGCTACAACGTCAACGGCGTGTGGGTGCACCAGTTCGCCGACCACACCCTCGGCGTCACCCTGGGCGTGGACATGGAATCCAACCCCGCGCAGATCCAGCACCAGGCGCCGTGGGGCTACCCGGGCGACGCGAATGGTGACGCCGTGATCGGTGGCGCGAAGAACTACGGCATCTCCGACACGATGAAGCGTCGCGGCGTGCTGGCCACCGTGCAGTGGCAGCCGAACGACTGGTACAACGGCGTCGTCGACCTCACCTACGACAACTTCAAGGAAGTGCAGCAGGCCAAGGGCATGGAGTTCCCGCTGTTCTGGGGCAACGCGACACTGCAGCCGGGCGGCAACGTGCAGAACGGCTTCGTGCAGAGCGGCACCTACGACGGCGTCAAGGCCGTCATCCGCAACGACTACAACAGCACCAGCGCCCGGGTCTACAACTTCAACTGGGACAACAAGTTCACCATCAACGAGGACTGGACGGCCGATCTCGACGCGAATTATTCGCGCGCCACGCGCCGCGACGTCAATCTCGAAAGCTATTCCGGCACGGCCTTCGGCGCGAACAACGGCGCCAGGGACACGCTCGGTTTCGTCGAGCGCAACGACGGACTGTTCTACGTCAACCCGTCGCTGGATTACGGCAACGGCATGGTGCTGACCGATCCGCAGGGTTGGGGCGGCGGCAACGACGTGGTGCAGGCCGGCTTCATCAATGCGCCGCACACCGTGGATTACCTGGCCAACCTGCGCCTGAGCGCTGAGCGCAGCTTCTCCAGCGGTCCGTTCTCCAGCCTGGAGTTCGGCGTGGCGCACAGCACGCGCGACAAGACCTACCACATCGACCAGAGCTTCCTGACCCTTGGCGGCGGCACCATCAGCGGCGGTAGCGCCGTCGAGACCGCGCCGTTCAGCGGCACCAGCTGCAGCCCGCTGGCCTGGATGGGCGTGGGTGCGCAGACCTGCTACAACCCGTTCGATCTGATCAGCGACGGCACCCTGGTAAGCGTGCCTACCTTCGGCTCGTCGCTGGCGATGCCACCGAACTGGAACGTGCGCGAAAAGACGCTGACCCCGTTCGTGCAGTTCAACCTCGACACCTACCTTGGCGGCGTCAGCCTGCGCGGCAACTTCGGCGTGCAGGCACAGCACACCTCGCAGCGTTCGACCGGCGAACGCGTGGCGCCCGGCAGCGCGATCACCGGCAACGCGATCACGCTGATCCCGGTGGTCGGCAGCACCAGCTACACCAAGGTCCTGCCCAGCGCCAACCTGATCTTCGGCTTCGGCGACAACGATGACCTGCGCGTCAGCGCCGCGCGTACGTTGGCCCGCCCGCGCATGGATCAGATGAACGCCAGCCTGGGGGTGAGCGGCAACTTCACCCGTCTGCAGAACACCGACCCGAACCAGGCGTACTTCAGCGCCTCGGGCGGCAACGCCAAGCTCAAGCCGACCATGGCCGACAACTACAACGTCAGCTACGAGCACTACTTCTCCGGCGGCAACGGCTACGAGTGCAACGCCGCCGAAGCGAAGAACTCGGACATCTGCCGCAGCGGCGGCGGTGGCTACGTCGCACTGTCGGGCTACTTCCTCAAGCTGAAGGACTACATCAACCCGAACGCAGCCTTCCTGTACGACTTCAGCGCCTTCCTGCCGTTCGGCCTGACGCCGGACCAGCTGGCCCAGCTCGGCACCACCCAGGGCATCGTCTCCGGCCCGACCAACGACGGCCACGGCTACGTGAAGGGCGCCCAGGTGACCTTGAACCTGCCGTTCAACCTGGTCACGCCGGCACTCGACGGCTTCGGAGCGATCCTCACCGGCAACCGCACCAAGAGCTCGCTGGTGTTCGCCGGCAACAGCACGCCGATCACCGTGCCGGGCCTGTCGAAGTGGGTCGCCAACGCCACGCTGTACTACCAGCACAGCGGCTTCGAAGCCCGCATCAGCGACAGCTACCGTTCGAGCTTCCTGGGCGAGGTGTCGGGCATCAGCGCGTCGCGCATCGAGCAGACCATCCAGGGCGGCAGCACCTACGATGCCCAGGTCAGCTACAGCATCGATAGCGGCAGCCTGAAGGGTCTGACCTTCATCGTGCAGGGCTCCAACCTGTCCAACAAGACCTTCATCACCTACCAGAACGACGACCCACGCCAGGTGCTGACGTGGGAGCGTTACGGCCGCCGCTACGATATCGGCGTCTCGTACAAGTTCCAGTAA